Proteins encoded within one genomic window of uncultured Desulfobacter sp.:
- a CDS encoding flavodoxin family protein: MKVMAFNGSPRKKKWNTVTLLENALKGAASMGAETELIQLYDMKYSGCISCFTCKKLSRKKDGVCSVKDDLTSVLERVRNADALIIGTPVYYGAESAATRAFIERLCFPYSKYSIDSSLFPRNISTALIYTMNVNEEMVKMSAYDRHFEITRMSIEKTFGGCELLLSTDTLQYKDYDKYEHEMFDKDAKIKRHKEVFPLDCERAFELGSKIASKQIIG; the protein is encoded by the coding sequence ATGAAAGTAATGGCTTTTAACGGGAGCCCAAGAAAAAAGAAATGGAATACAGTCACATTGCTTGAAAATGCATTAAAAGGGGCTGCTTCAATGGGGGCTGAGACAGAACTTATTCAGCTTTACGATATGAAATATTCTGGATGTATTAGTTGCTTTACATGTAAAAAACTCAGCCGTAAAAAGGATGGTGTCTGTTCAGTAAAGGATGATCTTACTTCAGTACTTGAGCGAGTAAGAAACGCAGATGCTCTCATCATAGGAACACCTGTTTATTATGGTGCTGAATCAGCTGCCACACGTGCATTTATAGAAAGGCTTTGCTTTCCTTACAGTAAATATTCAATAGATAGCTCTCTTTTTCCAAGAAACATTTCTACTGCCTTGATATACACCATGAATGTTAACGAAGAAATGGTTAAAATGTCAGCTTATGATCGACATTTTGAGATTACAAGGATGAGTATCGAGAAAACTTTTGGGGGATGTGAGTTACTGCTATCTACAGATACTTTGCAATATAAGGACTATGATAAGTACGAACATGAAATGTTCGACAAGGACGCTAAGATCAAGCGCCACAAAGAAGTGTTCCCGCTGGACTGTGAACGAGCTTTTGAATTAGGCAGTAAAATAGCTTCAAAACAAATAATTGGCTAA
- a CDS encoding IS66 family transposase produces MNKTSVREEVDRVKQEFEQLSLAGKVTPEVKVLMNSMLLVVELILSVFLEKQTRKNSKNSSLPSSQTDRDETAKPTSTGKGKGKKVSGEISNTRVNETVTIAKAETCDVCGTPLDQTPCQGLERRTKIDIVFEKVVEHIDAEIKECPNCKATAKGHFPEDMPGSLQYGNGLKAFAIHLIISQMVALNRVQKQISAMIGTVISEATLLKFVWRLYQSLEEWETKSIESILHAPSIHVDETSFRVEGKNHWIHVYSSGGITLKLLHRKRGKEAIVDLNIIPRYGGVIIHDCWASYLSYDHCGHGLCGSHLLRELTFIVDSNQYKWAINMKKLLQETCHIVSKREDKCLTDKEYANLQKRYRNILTRGDKELPEIPPKPKGKRGKIAKSDAHNLWERLKKYETAVLLFARESYVPFTNNRAERDLRMAKVKQKISGCFRRRHYAHAYCRISSYLQTMASQGINPLVAIQMALTGKLTDMGE; encoded by the coding sequence ATGAACAAAACCAGTGTTCGAGAAGAAGTCGATCGTGTGAAGCAAGAGTTTGAGCAACTGAGCTTGGCAGGCAAGGTAACTCCTGAGGTAAAGGTGTTAATGAATAGCATGCTTCTCGTTGTGGAATTGATCCTGTCTGTTTTTCTCGAAAAGCAAACTCGCAAAAACAGCAAAAATTCAAGTTTGCCTTCTTCTCAAACGGACAGAGATGAAACTGCCAAACCGACTTCTACCGGCAAGGGAAAGGGCAAAAAAGTCAGTGGTGAAATCAGTAACACCCGTGTTAACGAAACTGTCACCATTGCCAAAGCTGAAACCTGTGATGTCTGCGGCACACCTTTGGATCAAACTCCTTGCCAGGGGCTCGAACGGCGGACAAAGATAGACATCGTTTTTGAAAAAGTTGTAGAGCACATTGATGCCGAGATAAAGGAATGTCCCAACTGCAAGGCGACGGCAAAAGGGCATTTTCCCGAAGACATGCCCGGAAGTTTACAGTACGGTAATGGACTCAAAGCTTTTGCCATTCATTTGATAATCAGTCAAATGGTTGCTCTCAATCGGGTTCAGAAACAGATATCTGCCATGATCGGCACTGTTATCTCCGAGGCAACTTTGCTCAAGTTTGTATGGAGGCTTTATCAATCTCTTGAGGAATGGGAGACAAAATCCATTGAAAGTATCCTTCATGCCCCTTCCATTCATGTGGATGAGACATCATTCCGGGTGGAAGGTAAAAATCATTGGATTCATGTATATTCTTCAGGAGGAATCACGCTAAAATTACTTCATCGAAAGCGGGGCAAGGAGGCGATTGTTGATTTGAATATCATTCCCCGCTATGGTGGGGTGATCATCCATGATTGCTGGGCATCATATTTATCATATGATCATTGTGGACATGGACTTTGTGGTTCGCACTTATTACGGGAACTGACCTTTATTGTTGATTCCAATCAATACAAGTGGGCCATTAATATGAAAAAGTTATTGCAGGAGACTTGTCATATTGTGTCCAAGCGAGAGGATAAATGCCTTACCGATAAAGAATATGCAAATTTGCAGAAACGCTACCGCAACATTCTTACACGTGGGGATAAAGAATTACCGGAGATTCCGCCAAAGCCAAAAGGTAAGCGTGGAAAGATAGCCAAATCAGATGCTCATAATCTTTGGGAAAGGCTGAAAAAATATGAAACAGCGGTATTGTTGTTTGCCAGAGAATCGTATGTCCCCTTTACCAACAATCGGGCGGAGCGTGATCTCCGCATGGCAAAGGTGAAACAGAAAATATCAGGATGTTTTAGGCGCCGGCATTATGCTCATGCCTATTGTCGAATTTCAAGCTATCTGCAAACAATGGCAAGCCAGGGTATCAACCCGCTTGTGGCTATTCAGATGGCTTTGACAGGTAAACTTACAGATATGGGTGAGTAG
- a CDS encoding SIR2 family protein, producing the protein MTTEEKDLNIIAKQAQEYYGNSPAVILGSGASASFGLSGMGKLGDHLLSSIDSSVFDKEEDRAWQAFKDELSKKNDLENALQRVQLPPSISKLIVEETWKLLNPEDLKVFYDSLYNRNLFPLGKLLSHMFQSTVKEIDIITTNYDRLAEYACEQEQIHHYTGFSHGYIRTEIAKNVISTNRQVNIWKVHGSLDWFRNDQNILLGLPNTMEIQTSLTPEIVTPGIEKYKRTHTEPFRTILNESDRSIDNAKSYLCIGFGFNDVHIQEKLVNKCVNNSARLLIITHTLTDGAKDLLFVKGCKEYLAFESNGANTKVYSSRLKNPVELIGENYWSLAGLLNLII; encoded by the coding sequence ATGACCACTGAAGAAAAAGACCTAAATATAATTGCAAAACAGGCCCAAGAATACTATGGCAACTCCCCAGCCGTAATACTAGGTAGTGGCGCTTCTGCATCTTTCGGGTTGTCAGGGATGGGTAAGCTTGGCGACCACCTTCTTAGTAGTATTGATAGTTCAGTTTTTGATAAAGAAGAAGATAGAGCATGGCAGGCATTTAAAGACGAACTATCAAAAAAAAATGATCTCGAAAATGCACTTCAGAGAGTTCAACTGCCACCATCAATTTCTAAATTAATCGTAGAAGAAACCTGGAAACTACTCAACCCAGAAGATTTAAAAGTCTTCTATGATTCTTTGTACAATCGTAATTTATTTCCTTTGGGTAAGCTCTTAAGCCACATGTTTCAAAGTACAGTTAAAGAAATTGATATAATAACAACCAATTATGATCGTTTAGCTGAATATGCATGTGAGCAGGAGCAAATTCATCATTATACAGGGTTTAGCCATGGATACATTAGGACAGAAATTGCCAAAAACGTTATATCGACTAATCGCCAAGTGAATATATGGAAAGTACATGGTTCTCTGGATTGGTTTAGAAATGATCAGAATATTCTTTTGGGGCTACCCAATACTATGGAAATCCAGACTTCTCTCACACCTGAAATAGTTACACCAGGGATTGAAAAATACAAAAGAACACATACTGAACCATTTCGGACAATATTAAATGAGTCTGATCGCTCTATAGATAATGCCAAGTCATATCTCTGTATTGGTTTTGGATTTAACGACGTACATATTCAAGAAAAGTTAGTGAACAAATGTGTAAACAACAGCGCTAGACTTTTAATAATAACGCACACACTAACAGATGGCGCAAAAGATTTACTATTTGTTAAGGGGTGCAAGGAATACCTTGCTTTTGAGTCGAACGGCGCCAATACAAAAGTGTATTCTTCAAGGCTAAAGAATCCAGTTGAATTGATAGGTGAAAACTATTGGTCTCTCGCAGGACTATTGAATTTAATAATATAG
- a CDS encoding DUF87 domain-containing protein, protein MSIFSFSDAEALGKVSAVDTGTVTVDVEDVDQLKRLQVNRLVVLHSSRPGQHLIGLVQKVVRKKLITDPEDPEMPSEENLCRIALIGTLIDKEGTENNVFRRTLETVPEIEAYCFSLEGEHLTAFMQVIAHASGEGSSLNIGKYTLDEHATAYLNGNKFFQRHAFVGGSTGAGKSWTTARIIEQVAKLKNANAIIFDLHGEYAPLKSDEINYYKIAGPVDVEAGRTLKDNILYLPYWLLSYEALVSLFVDRSDQNAPNQSMIMAREINSAKRDYLEKGGHQEILENFTIDSPVPFSLAALLNKLNEINTEMVQGARGQKQGEFFGKLSRMISRLENKVSDRRLAFLFQGGDSSLEFDWLNTLVGAVLGATKENSNGGVKIIDFSEVPSDVLPLIVSLIARLAFSVQQWTSIEKRHPVALFCDEAHLYIPHRTLADSADEISIQIFERIAKEGRKYGLSLVVISQRPSEVNRTVLSQCSNFVSMRLTNADDQNVIKKLLPDSLWSFSDILPILDTGEALIVGDASLLPSRVRVDEPSKKPNSGTVNFWDEWQSDTVENRLPEAVINWRRQNIQ, encoded by the coding sequence ATGAGTATTTTTTCATTCAGCGATGCGGAAGCATTGGGGAAAGTGTCTGCTGTTGACACTGGCACTGTAACTGTCGATGTTGAAGATGTTGACCAACTCAAAAGGTTGCAGGTTAATAGGCTTGTTGTCCTTCATAGTTCACGTCCAGGACAACATTTGATCGGTCTCGTCCAGAAGGTTGTCAGAAAAAAATTAATAACCGATCCTGAAGATCCTGAAATGCCCAGTGAAGAAAATTTATGCCGAATTGCTTTAATCGGAACTCTTATTGACAAAGAAGGCACTGAAAATAATGTCTTCCGGCGTACCCTTGAGACCGTTCCTGAAATTGAAGCATATTGCTTCTCTTTAGAAGGCGAACATCTTACAGCATTTATGCAGGTAATTGCCCACGCCAGCGGAGAAGGAAGTTCGCTAAATATTGGTAAATATACACTTGATGAACATGCGACAGCTTATCTTAACGGAAACAAATTTTTTCAAAGACATGCCTTTGTTGGTGGTAGTACAGGCGCTGGGAAGTCATGGACGACAGCAAGAATTATTGAGCAGGTCGCTAAATTGAAAAATGCCAATGCCATCATATTCGATTTGCATGGTGAATATGCTCCACTTAAAAGTGATGAAATTAATTATTATAAAATTGCAGGGCCAGTAGACGTAGAGGCTGGAAGAACCCTAAAAGACAATATTTTATATCTTCCATACTGGTTACTAAGTTATGAGGCTCTGGTTTCACTTTTTGTTGATAGAAGTGATCAAAATGCTCCAAACCAGTCAATGATTATGGCGCGTGAGATAAATAGTGCCAAGCGAGATTATTTAGAAAAAGGTGGGCATCAAGAAATACTTGAAAATTTTACAATTGATAGCCCTGTGCCTTTCTCATTAGCGGCATTGCTGAATAAGCTTAACGAAATCAACACTGAGATGGTTCAAGGTGCAAGAGGACAGAAACAAGGAGAATTCTTTGGTAAATTAAGTCGTATGATTTCTAGACTTGAAAATAAAGTGTCAGACAGGAGATTAGCCTTTTTATTTCAGGGTGGTGATAGTTCGTTGGAATTTGACTGGTTAAACACATTAGTCGGGGCTGTTCTTGGTGCCACAAAAGAAAACAGCAATGGAGGGGTCAAAATAATAGATTTTTCAGAAGTACCTTCTGATGTCCTTCCATTAATTGTGAGCTTAATTGCAAGATTGGCGTTTTCGGTACAGCAATGGACATCCATTGAGAAAAGACATCCTGTAGCCTTATTTTGTGACGAAGCCCATCTTTATATCCCACACAGAACTTTAGCTGATTCTGCTGATGAGATTTCAATTCAAATTTTTGAGCGTATTGCCAAAGAAGGAAGGAAGTATGGTTTAAGTTTGGTTGTTATAAGTCAGAGGCCTTCTGAGGTGAATCGCACTGTGCTAAGTCAATGTAGCAATTTTGTTTCAATGAGACTTACTAATGCAGACGACCAAAATGTCATCAAGAAATTGCTTCCTGATAGCCTGTGGAGCTTTAGTGACATATTGCCTATCCTTGACACAGGAGAAGCTCTTATAGTTGGAGACGCAAGTTTATTGCCAAGTCGAGTGAGAGTAGATGAGCCGAGCAAAAAACCTAATAGTGGTACTGTGAATTTTTGGGATGAATGGCAAAGCGACACAGTGGAAAACAGATTGCCTGAGGCTGTAATAAATTGGAGAAGGCAGAATATTCAATAA
- a CDS encoding IS66 family transposase produces MNKTSVREEVDRVKQEFEQLSLAGKVTPEVKVLMNSMLLVVELILSVFLEKQTRKNSKNSSLPSSQTDRDETAKPTSTGKGKGKKVSGEISNTRVNETVTIAKAETCDVCGTPLDQTPCQGLERRTKIDIVFEKVVEHIDAEIKECPNCKATAKGHFPEDMPGSLQYGNGLKAFAIHLIISQMVALNRVQKQISAMIGTVISEATLLKFVWRLYQSLEEWETKSIESILHAPSIHVDETSFRVEGKNHWIHVYSSGGITLKLLHRKRGKEAIVDLNIIPRYGGVIIHDCWASYLSYDHCGHGLCGSHLLRELTFIVDSNQYKWAINMKKLLQETCHIVSKREDKCLTDKEYANLQKRYRNILTRGDKELPEIPPKPKGKRGKIAKSDAHNLWERLKKYETAVLLFARESYVPFTNNRAERDLRMAKVKQKISGCFRRRHYAHAYCRISSYLQTMASQGINPLVAIQMALTGKLTDMGE; encoded by the coding sequence ATGAACAAAACCAGTGTTCGAGAAGAAGTCGATCGTGTGAAGCAAGAGTTTGAGCAACTGAGCTTGGCAGGCAAGGTAACTCCTGAGGTAAAGGTGTTAATGAATAGCATGCTTCTCGTTGTGGAATTGATCCTGTCTGTTTTTCTCGAAAAGCAAACTCGCAAAAACAGCAAAAATTCAAGTTTGCCTTCTTCTCAAACGGACAGAGATGAAACTGCCAAACCGACTTCTACCGGCAAGGGAAAGGGCAAAAAAGTCAGTGGTGAAATCAGTAACACCCGTGTTAACGAAACTGTCACCATTGCCAAAGCTGAAACCTGTGATGTCTGCGGCACACCTTTGGATCAAACTCCTTGCCAGGGGCTCGAACGGCGGACAAAGATAGACATCGTTTTTGAAAAAGTTGTAGAGCACATTGATGCCGAGATAAAGGAATGTCCCAACTGCAAGGCGACGGCAAAAGGGCATTTTCCCGAAGACATGCCCGGAAGTTTACAGTACGGCAATGGACTCAAAGCTTTTGCCATTCATTTGATAATCAGTCAAATGGTTGCTCTCAATCGGGTTCAGAAACAGATATCTGCCATGATCGGCACTGTTATCTCCGAGGCAACTTTGCTCAAGTTTGTATGGAGGCTTTATCAATCTCTTGAGGAATGGGAGACAAAATCCATTGAAAGTATCCTTCATGCCCCTTCCATTCATGTGGATGAGACATCATTCCGGGTGGAAGGTAAAAATCATTGGATTCATGTATATTCTTCAGGAGGAATCACGCTAAAATTACTTCATCGAAAGCGGGGCAAGGAGGCGATTGTTGATTTGAATATCATTCCCCGCTATGGTGGGGTGATCATCCATGATTGCTGGGCATCATATTTATCATATGATCATTGTGGACATGGACTTTGTGGTTCGCACTTATTACGGGAACTGACCTTTATTGTTGATTCCAATCAATACAAGTGGGCCATTAATATGAAAAAGTTATTGCAGGAGACTTGTCATATTGTGTCCAAGCGAGAGGATAAATGCCTTACCGATAAAGAATATGCAAATTTGCAGAAACGCTACCGCAACATTCTTACACGTGGGGATAAAGAATTACCGGAGATTCCGCCAAAGCCAAAAGGTAAGCGTGGAAAGATAGCCAAATCAGATGCTCATAATCTTTGGGAAAGGCTGAAAAAATATGAAACAGCGGTATTGTTGTTTGCCAGAGAATCGTATGTCCCCTTTACCAACAATCGGGCGGAGCGTGATCTCCGCATGGCAAAGGTGAAACAGAAAATATCAGGATGTTTTAGGCGCCGGCATTATGCTCATGCCTATTGTCGAATTTCAAGCTATCTGCAAACAATGGCAAGCCAGGGTATCAACCCGCTTGTGGCTATTCAGATGGCTTTGACAGGTAAACTTACAGATATGGGTGAGTAG